In the genome of Variovorax sp. PAMC26660, the window TGGAACCTTGCCGCGAAGAAGTTGGCAGCACTGGCTCGCAATCGGTGCGTCGCGCAAGTACCGATGGTTCTCTTCTTGAAGCATTGCCCGCATGAGTGTCTGTGTGGCCGACTGTAGCCGGTCTCTTCGTCGCCTTGAAGGGCAACTCCGACCCGCAAAAGCAAGCGATCTTCATGATGCCTTCATCAACCCTTCATGAATTTCGACAGTCGTTTTCATTGACGCTAGATTGCGCCCCGATGCCTCGTCGGGGCATCGACGCACAACTCTCAATGGAGACGGATTCATGAAGATTTCTGGTTGTCGAAGGCGCTGGCAGGCGGTCGCTTTGTCGGTGCTTTTCGCCGCGGCTTTGGCCGGCTGCGGCGGCGGTTCATCGGGCACGGCGTTTGTTCCCGTGCCGGTCGTGGTGGGCGGCACGACACCGCCCCCGGACGCACCGCCGATCAATGAAGGCACCGTGCGCAAATGGGGCTACCTGACACTGCCCAACGGCAACAGGATGCGCTACACCGTGTTGCTGCCCAATGCCAAGGGGCCCTTTCCGGTGCTGATCGAGTACGACGGCTACGGCTCCGGCGTGGTCCCCGACGAGGCCCCCAACTGGCTGCGCGAAGGCTACGCGGTGGTCGGACTCAATGTGCCGGGCACGGGCTGTTCGAGCGGCGAAGACCAGGTCTTCGATGCCACCGTGGGCGCTGCGGGCGCGTTCGCGGTGGAGTGGGCCGCGAAGCAGCAGTGGTCCACCGGCAAGGTCGGCATGGTGGGCTATTCGTATCCGGGCTACAACCAGTTGTGGGTGGCTGCGCAGCGGCCGGCCGGGCTGGTGGCCATCGCGCCGGGCAAGAACGTCACCGACCCGTACCGTGATGTCGGCTACCCGGGCGGCATCCAGAACATCGGCTTTCCCGCGGCATGGTGGGGACAGTTTCCGAGGATCTGGGGATCTTCCGCGGAGGACGCCGCGCGCCTCGACGGCGACACCGAATGCGCGCAGAACGTGCAAGACAACATGGAGAAGATCAAGCGCCCCGACATCGACCTGGTGGCGTGGCTCGACAACGACCCGCACTACGGTGCGCGCTACATGAAGAAGAGCGCGTTCCTCATCACCGACAAGATCATCATTCCCACGCTGGGCACGCAGTCGTGGCAGGACGAGCAGGTCGGGCCGCGCATGGGCTACTACGAGGACACCATCGCGCCCGACAAGATGTGGCTGATCAGCTCCAACGGGCTGCACAGCACCGGCGATTTTTCTGCCTACATGCGCGACGTGCAGCGGCGTTTTTATGCCCACTTCCTCAAGGGCGAGAACAACGGCTTCGAGCGCGAGCCGCATGTGCACCTGCTGCAGGAAATGCAGGAGACCACCGGCCCCGTGGGCGGCAAGACGCTGGTGCATACCGCCGCCGCCGCCTTCGATCGCCTGCCCGTCAAGACCACGCCCATGCGGCTGTGGCTGCAGCCCGGCGGCGTGTTGACCGACGCCGCGCCGCAAGACGACAAGGTACCGTCGAGCAGCTACGCATACCCGGTCGCAAGCCCGACCGTGAACGACCAGGACGCAGGTGGCTGGCAACCGGTGAGCGACGCCACGGGCCAACTCACCTTCACCACCGCCAGGCTGCCGCAGGACCTGAG includes:
- a CDS encoding CocE/NonD family hydrolase; this translates as MKISGCRRRWQAVALSVLFAAALAGCGGGSSGTAFVPVPVVVGGTTPPPDAPPINEGTVRKWGYLTLPNGNRMRYTVLLPNAKGPFPVLIEYDGYGSGVVPDEAPNWLREGYAVVGLNVPGTGCSSGEDQVFDATVGAAGAFAVEWAAKQQWSTGKVGMVGYSYPGYNQLWVAAQRPAGLVAIAPGKNVTDPYRDVGYPGGIQNIGFPAAWWGQFPRIWGSSAEDAARLDGDTECAQNVQDNMEKIKRPDIDLVAWLDNDPHYGARYMKKSAFLITDKIIIPTLGTQSWQDEQVGPRMGYYEDTIAPDKMWLISSNGLHSTGDFSAYMRDVQRRFYAHFLKGENNGFEREPHVHLLQEMQETTGPVGGKTLVHTAAAAFDRLPVKTTPMRLWLQPGGVLTDAAPQDDKVPSSSYAYPVASPTVNDQDAGGWQPVSDATGQLTFTTARLPQDLSYYGEGSVDLWLSATAADTDVQVSVSEVRPDGMEMFVQRGWLRASKRKLNDANSSELRPWGDFTEATVKMLTLDEPTPMRLEMQKFAHVFRAGSSLRVTIDTPSQTGYWVFRNRTEKSTNKVWHDRTRPSSIVLGHVAYPHAKDLPTCGIVQQQPCRKNEIAVPAGVGPRAPV